Proteins from a single region of Bos javanicus breed banteng chromosome 25, ARS-OSU_banteng_1.0, whole genome shotgun sequence:
- the SEPTIN12 gene encoding septin-12 — protein sequence MDPLRQSPSPSSSRASSPRTLSCERLGYVGIEAVLDQLKIKAMKMGFEFNIMVVGQSGLGKSTMVNTLFKSKIWKSTMPGLRVPMPQTLQLHSVTHVIEENGVKLKLTVTDTPGFGDQINNDKCWDPILGYINEQYERYLQEEILITRQRHIPDTRVHCCIYFVPPTGHCLRPLDLEFLQRLCRAVNVVPVIARADSLTIEEREAFRHRIQDDLKTHSIEVYPQKSFDEDVNDKILNSKIRERIPFAVVGADREHMVNGRCVLGRKTKWGIIEVENMAHCEFPLLRDLLIRSHLQDLKDITHNVHYENYRIIRLKESHALPQGPGWVNLAPAPPPAPTGTRASPGPAKMCRWAEDNSDEDF from the exons ATGGACCCCTTGAGGCAGTCCCCCTCACCCAGTTCATCACGGGCCTCCAGCCCAAGGACCCTCTCCTGCGAGAGGCTTGGTTATGTGGGCATCGAGGCTGTGCTGGACCAACTCAAGATCAAGGCCATGAAGATGGGGTTTGAGTTCAACATCATGGTGGTGG GACAGAGCGGGCTGGGAAAGTCCACCATGGTGAACACGCTCTTCAAGTCCAAGATATGGAAGTCCACGATGCCGGGTCTGAGGGTGCCCATGCCCCAGACGCTGCAGCTGCACTCTGTGACTCATG TCATCGAGGAGAATGGCGTGAAGCTTAAGCTGACCGTGACCGACACACCTGGCTTTGGGGACCAAATCAACAATGACAAGTG CTGGGACCCCATCCTGGGCTACATCAATGAGCAGTACGAGCGGTACCTGCAAGAGGAGATCCTCATCACCCGCCAGCGACACATCCCTGACACGCGAGTGCACTGCTGCATATACTTTGTGCCGCCCACTGGGCACTG CCTGAGGCCCCTGGATCTTGAGTTCCTGCAGCGGCTCTGCCGGGCTGTGAACGTGGTGCCCGTGATAGCCCGGGCCGACAGCCTGACCATTGAGGAGCGAGAGGCCTTCAGGCACAGG ATCCAGGATGACCTGAAGACTCACAGCATCGAGGTGTACCCTCAGAAGTCCTTTGACGAGGACGTCAATGACAAGATCCTCAACAGCAAGATCCGG GAGCGGATCCCCTTCGCTGTGGTTGGGGCTGACCGAGAGCACATGGTGAACGGGAGGTGTGTCCTGGGCCGGAAGACGAAGTGGGGCATCATTGAAG TGGAGAACATGGCCCACTGTGAGTTCCCCCTCCTGAGAGACCTGCTCATCCG CTCCCACCTCCAAGACCTGAAGGACATCACCCACAATGTCCACTATGAGAACTACCGCATCATCAGACTGAAAGAAAGCCACGCACTGCCCCAAGGGCCCGGCTGGGTGAACctggcccccgccccaccccccgcccctacAGGCACCCGGGCCAGTCCCGGGCCTGCGAAGATGTGCCGGTGGGCCGAGGACAACTCAGACGAGGATTTCTAA